Proteins encoded in a region of the Larimichthys crocea isolate SSNF chromosome XVI, L_crocea_2.0, whole genome shotgun sequence genome:
- the LOC104919702 gene encoding glucagon receptor-like, with the protein MNRIQDIMALICLLFLKLPKFEMASGKVLEETYRKWVQYKDDCVKMIENEPFPVGLFCNRTFDRYACWPDSPAGSLVNISCPFYLPWYDKVSQGVVRRRCSVDGHWEIEDSGQVWRDKTQCEEEKEVTSQELWLKQLMVGFRMMYTVGYSLSLFTLITALIILLSFRKLHCARNYIHANLFLSLILRAVSVIVKDTMLERHWGREIMKQTDVREMLSHHAAIGCRVAQVIMQYCVLANHYWFFGEAIYLYSVLIASVFIDNKKYLPYICLGWGTPLLFVVPWVVMKLFKENKECWALNENMNYWWIIRFPILFASLINFLIFMKILKVILSKLRANNQSGYPDYKLRLAKATLTLIPLFGIHEIIFIFATDEQTTGVLRYIKVFFTLFLNSFQGFLVAVLYCYANKEVRTELKRKIRSWRIEAEIVCCGQ; encoded by the exons ATGAACAGAATTCAAGACATAATGGCTTTGATCTGCCTGCTGTTTCTCAAACTGCCAAAG tttgagatGGCCAGTGGAAAAGTCTTAGAGGAGACTTACCGAAAGTGGGTCCAGTACAAAGACGACTGTGTCAAAATGATAGAGAACGAGCC CTTTCCAGTGGGCTTGTTCTGTAACAGGACATTTGACAGATACGCCTGTTGGCCAGATTCTCCTGCTGGCTCGCTGGTCAACATCTCATGTCCTTTCTACCTGCCCTGGTATGACAAAg TGTCTCAGGGTGTCGTGCGTCGGCGATGTAGTGTTGATGGCCACTGGGAGATAGAAGACAGCGGGCAGGTGTGGAGAGACAAGACCCAgtgtgaggaggagaaagaggtcaCATCTCAGGAG CTGTGGCTGAAACAATTGATGGTGGGTTTCAGGATGATGTACACCGTCGGCTATTCCTTGTCCCTCTTCACGCTAATAACAGCTCTTATCATTCTTCTCAGCTTTAG GAAACTACACTGCGCAAGGAACTACATTCATGCTAACCTCTTCCTGTCCCTCATCCTGCGAGCTGTATCTGTCATTGTTAAGGACACCATGCTGGAACGCCACTGGGGACGAGAGATTATGAAACAGACCGACGTGAGAGAGATGCTTAGCCACCAT GCTGCTATTGGCTGCAGGGTAGCACAGGTGATAATGCAGTACTGTGTCCTGGCCAATCACTACTGGTTCTTTGGAGAGGCAATTTATTTATACTCTGTGCTAATTGCCTCAGTGTTCATCGACAACAAAAAATACTTACCTTACATCTGTCTTGGCTGGG GAACTCCACTTCTATTTGTGGTTCCCTGGGTAGTGATGAAgctatttaaagaaaacaaaga GTGTTGGGCTCTCAATGAGAACATGAACTACTGGTGGATCATTCGTTTCCCGATACTTTTTGCTTCACTA ATCAACTTTCTGATTTTCATGAAGATCCTGAAGGTCATTCTTTCCAAATTACGAGCTAACAATCAGAGTGGATACCCTGATTACAAACTTCG GCTCGCCAAGGCAACCCTTACCCTCATCCCTTTGTTTGGGATTCATGAGATTATATTTATCTTTGCTACAGATGAGCAGACAACAGGTGTTCTGCGCTACATTAAAGTCTTCTTCACCCTTTTTCTCAATTCATTTCAG GGCTTTCTGGTGGCTGTGCTCTACTGCTATGCCAATAAAGAG GTGCGGACAGAGCTGAAGAGGAAGATACGCAGCTGGAGGATAGAAGCTGAGATTGTATGCTGTGGACAGTGA